A segment of the Fusobacterium ulcerans genome:
GCTATGTCCAATAACGCTTTTTCTCTTGTAAATATAAAGATAAAATATTTTGATAAGAATTGAATAGTTAAAAAATCTATCATACATATTATAGAAGCCCCAAGTATAGCTTTACGAAGTGCTTCTCTTACTCTCGAATAAAGTTTCGCTCCATAGTTATACCCTAATATTGGCTGAACTCCCTGATTAATACCAAATATAGGCATAGCAAGGAATATAGTTATTGCCTGAATAATTGCCATTGCTCCTATGGAATTATCTCCACCATATATTTTTAATGTACTGTTAAAAGTATAATTTACTAAACTTGATCCCATTTGTAATGCAAATGGAGATGAACCTAAAGCCATTATATTTTTAATTTTTTCCCATTGCAGTCTCATATTTTTAAAATGTAATTTAAGACCACTGAAACTTGATTTAAAATAGAAAATAGTCCAGGCTGCTGAAATATACTGAGAAATAATAGTAGCCCAAGCTGCTCCTGCCACTCCCATGTTCATTCCAAATATAAAGATAGGGTCAAGCACTATATTTATTATAGCTCCAATCAGCAAAGTTACCATTGACATTTTTGGATTACCATCTGAACGAATAGCTGCATTGGCTACATAACCAACTATAGTTGCTGGAAAACCATATGCTACTATCCATAAATATTCTCTTGTATATCTGCTTGTATTTTCACTTCCACCTAATATCTCAACTAACTTATCCATATAAAGCAGCACAAATACTGCTATAACCAAAGAGATGATTATTCCATATCCGATTCCATTACCTAAATATTTTTCAGCTTCATCTTTTTGTTTTCTTCCAAGACTCAAAGATATATTCGTTGCTCCTCCAAGTCCTATCAGTACAGCGAAGGCAAATACAAAGATTGTAACTGGAAAAGTAAGTCCTACCCCAGCTATTGCAAAGTGCCCCACATCTTTTATATTTCCAATATATATTCTATCAACTATACTATACAAAGCATTTACAAGCATTCCAATTATAGCTGGAAGTGAAAATTGTACTAAAAGCTTTGTTATTTTTTCCGTTCCCATAAATTGATGTTTATTTTTCATTTACTCCTCCTAAAACTTCTCTGTTACATTTTAAATTTCACCATTTCTCCAAAAGTTTGGACATTATCCTTTTTAAAGTATCTATCTCATCTTTTTCCAGTATTTGTTCTACTTTTCTATGAAATATCTCTGATACATCAAAAATAACTCCTATTACTTCTTCTGCTCTCTCTCCCAATTCTAAGTGCATAACTCTTCTGTCTTTAGAACAAACTCTTTTTCTAACATACCCTTTCTTTTCCAGCTTATTTACAAGAATAGTTACTGTTGATTTATCTTTTGATATTTTCTCAGTTATTTCCTTCATAGAAAGAGTTTTAAAAACATATAACACTATCATTATCCTTATATGAGAATAACCTAAGTCTGTTATTCCCTTTTTTCTCAATTCTTCATCCATAAAAATTCTGCTTCTATGATGAGCTCTAGACAGATAACTGTACAATGAATTTCCAAAAGCTTCATTTTTCATTTTTTCATCACCTGCCTTTTAATTTAACACAAAATTAGTTTTATGTCAAACTATTATTTATCTCTATATATGCAATATTTCTATGGAAGGCAGATATTTTCTTGTATTTTTATAAATATTCATTTTTATTATATTTTAATTAAAAATATGATTATTTTTTTAAAGCTGCTTTACATACAGGCTTTGTAAAAATATTGTTAGTTGTTTGTTAGCTATAACAATGTTTTAAATCATATAAAATAACACTTTGGGCGTGATATAATACAAAAAAAGGAAGCCTTTTAGCTTCCTTTTCACTTAATTTTTTATTATTCCCTCTGCTTATCTTTTTTTATTTCTTGTTTATCTCTACATTGTTCTAACATATTTTTTAATTGCTTTGGTACTGGTAAACCTGCATTTATTACATTTTCCAAAATACTTAGCCCTTCATTAGCAAAATAAAAACATATAACTAAGTATCTACAATTGTATTTAAAGCCTTTTGTTTCTAGTATTTCATCCGCCAATGCTGCAAGAGCAACAACACAAAACATTGCAGCTTTTCTTGGAATTCCTTTAAATCCTACCTTACTGTTAGTAGAACCACTTTTTGTAGATTTAAATATACCTGTTATAAAATCTATAACCATTGCTCCAAAGAGACAATAAATAAATTTGTCCTTTCCACCTACTGCATAAAAAAACCAAGAAACCAGCATCCCTACCACTATAACTCCTTTATCTACAAGTATTTTGATTACTTCTACAAACATATTCCATATTTCTTTACATTCCAATTTTAACTCTCCTTTATAACTTAATCCCTGCTTTTACTCCACCAACTAAATTAGAGTTTCCTTTAAAATCAGTTCTTCCCTCCAGATATCCCTCTACAAATCCTTTTCTATTAATATCTTTCTGCATTTGCCCTGCTACTTTTAATATATCCTTTGTAGCTCCTGTGGTTGCTGTTTTAAGGATTTCATTCACAATTGTGAGTTGTTTATCCTTTGTGCTTTTAAAAGTCTTTTGAAGTGTTTTTAGAGCTTCTTCTATTAAAGAAATTATAAATTTTTCTGATATAAGCCATGACAAATAAAAAGGTATTTTCTTTTTAAATTCCTTTATTGCATATTCTAGCTTTTGTTTTCCCTGTCCTGCTATAAACTCTTCTTCTGCTCTAGTTACCACATAGCAGGCTATTACCCACAAACTTTCTTTTTTAT
Coding sequences within it:
- a CDS encoding MATE family efflux transporter; the protein is MKNKHQFMGTEKITKLLVQFSLPAIIGMLVNALYSIVDRIYIGNIKDVGHFAIAGVGLTFPVTIFVFAFAVLIGLGGATNISLSLGRKQKDEAEKYLGNGIGYGIIISLVIAVFVLLYMDKLVEILGGSENTSRYTREYLWIVAYGFPATIVGYVANAAIRSDGNPKMSMVTLLIGAIINIVLDPIFIFGMNMGVAGAAWATIISQYISAAWTIFYFKSSFSGLKLHFKNMRLQWEKIKNIMALGSSPFALQMGSSLVNYTFNSTLKIYGGDNSIGAMAIIQAITIFLAMPIFGINQGVQPILGYNYGAKLYSRVREALRKAILGASIICMIDFLTIQFLSKYFIFIFTREKALLDIAAHGLRINTMMFPIIGFQIISSVYFQAVGKPKLSLFISLSRQIIVLIPCIIIMSRMFGLTGIWFAAPTADLIATMLTFILIKREMKQLKQLQIAREEELILASEK
- a CDS encoding MarR family winged helix-turn-helix transcriptional regulator; translation: MKNEAFGNSLYSYLSRAHHRSRIFMDEELRKKGITDLGYSHIRIMIVLYVFKTLSMKEITEKISKDKSTVTILVNKLEKKGYVRKRVCSKDRRVMHLELGERAEEVIGVIFDVSEIFHRKVEQILEKDEIDTLKRIMSKLLEKW
- a CDS encoding phage holin family protein; amino-acid sequence: MECKEIWNMFVEVIKILVDKGVIVVGMLVSWFFYAVGGKDKFIYCLFGAMVIDFITGIFKSTKSGSTNSKVGFKGIPRKAAMFCVVALAALADEILETKGFKYNCRYLVICFYFANEGLSILENVINAGLPVPKQLKNMLEQCRDKQEIKKDKQRE